A single window of Priestia filamentosa DNA harbors:
- the cmk gene encoding (d)CMP kinase, with product MEKHISIAIDGPAAAGKSTVAKIVATNLSYIYVDTGAMYRALTYEAQRTKVNLQNEQALIDLLYTLDITLKPSPQGQLIFINGEDVTEQIRTNEVTKEVSIVAKHGEVRKEMVDRQRKLAKGGGVVMDGRDIGTHVLPHAEVKVFLLASVEKRAYRRYEENKLKGFDSDLEQLKLDIAKRDKLDSEREVSPLRKAEDAVEIDTTSLTIEEVVAKILDLADERINVS from the coding sequence ATGGAAAAGCACATTTCAATTGCGATTGATGGACCAGCAGCTGCAGGAAAAAGCACTGTTGCTAAAATCGTCGCTACTAACTTATCTTATATTTATGTTGATACGGGGGCAATGTACCGAGCCTTAACTTATGAGGCGCAAAGAACAAAAGTAAATCTTCAAAACGAACAAGCCCTAATAGATCTTTTATACACGTTAGATATTACATTAAAGCCTTCTCCGCAAGGTCAGCTTATCTTTATTAATGGAGAAGATGTAACAGAACAAATTCGTACAAATGAAGTAACAAAAGAAGTATCCATCGTTGCAAAACATGGAGAAGTTCGTAAAGAAATGGTTGACCGCCAACGCAAGTTAGCAAAAGGCGGTGGAGTTGTAATGGACGGACGCGATATTGGGACCCATGTTCTTCCACACGCAGAAGTAAAAGTTTTCTTACTTGCTTCAGTAGAAAAAAGAGCGTATAGACGCTATGAAGAAAACAAACTAAAGGGATTTGATTCAGATTTAGAACAGCTTAAGCTTGATATTGCCAAGCGTGACAAGCTTGATTCTGAACGAGAAGTTTCTCCACTTCGAAAAGCAGAAGATGCAGTAGAAATTGATACAACTTCATTAACAATTGAAGAAGTGGTAGCTAAGATTCTTGACCTTGCTGATGAAAGGATCAATGTCTCATGA
- a CDS encoding lysophospholipid acyltransferase family protein, with the protein MSIYGFARGVVKSILTPLFRVEIIGKENIPKDAGVIVCSNHISNFDPPVVGMTFPRPVYFMAKAELFKVPGLKTLLPKIYAFPVKRGLSDRDALRKGISILKEGSALGLFPEGSRSKDGKLGKGMAGVGFFALRSNAVIVPCAVIGPYKPFKKLQVVYGKPIDVTEMRKERVSSEEVTEVVMKEIGLLLDKYQ; encoded by the coding sequence ATGAGCATTTATGGTTTTGCACGTGGGGTAGTAAAGTCCATTTTGACCCCGTTATTTCGAGTGGAAATAATTGGTAAAGAAAACATTCCAAAAGATGCAGGCGTAATTGTTTGTTCAAACCATATTTCAAATTTTGATCCTCCTGTTGTAGGCATGACGTTTCCTCGTCCTGTCTACTTCATGGCTAAAGCAGAGCTTTTTAAAGTTCCTGGTTTGAAAACGTTACTGCCAAAAATCTACGCTTTTCCTGTTAAAAGAGGGCTTAGCGATCGAGACGCGCTCCGTAAAGGAATTTCTATTTTAAAAGAAGGGAGCGCGCTTGGTCTGTTTCCAGAGGGATCGCGCAGTAAAGATGGAAAGCTAGGGAAAGGGATGGCAGGTGTCGGCTTTTTTGCTCTTCGTTCAAATGCGGTTATTGTTCCATGTGCCGTTATTGGTCCTTATAAACCGTTTAAGAAATTACAGGTTGTATATGGTAAACCAATCGATGTGACCGAAATGAGAAAAGAGCGGGTCTCTTCTGAAGAAGTAACGGAAGTTGTAATGAAAGAAATCGGTCTTCTGCTCGATAAATATCAATAA
- the rpsA gene encoding 30S ribosomal protein S1, producing MVEDMNSVEINNLEVGATVTGTVSKVEEKQVFVEVENSKVDGIIPISELSSLHIEKAEDVIEVGAKIEAKILKVEDEALILSKRAVDADKAWNDLEEKLESKEVFDVEVKDIVKGGLVVDIGVRGFIPASLVETYFVEDFEDYKGKTMSVKVMELDREKNRVILSHRAVAEEQEVAKKQELLHSLEEGQVLEGTVQRLTDFGAFVDIGGVDGLVHISQLSHTHVEKPSDVVTEGDKVNVKVLSVDKENSRISLSIKDTLEGPWSNISDRIKQGDVLEGKVNRLVSFGAFVEVEPGVEGLVHISHISNQHIGTPHEVLSEGEAVKVKVLDVNENERRLSLSIRELEEGKGAQKEDYSQYEKKEESTGFQLGEMIGDQLKKLR from the coding sequence ATGGTAGAAGATATGAATAGTGTAGAAATTAACAACCTAGAAGTGGGTGCAACAGTTACTGGAACCGTTTCAAAAGTAGAAGAAAAGCAAGTTTTTGTAGAAGTTGAAAACAGCAAAGTAGATGGCATTATTCCAATTAGTGAGCTGTCAAGCTTACATATTGAAAAAGCGGAAGATGTGATCGAAGTTGGCGCGAAAATTGAGGCAAAGATTCTTAAAGTAGAAGATGAAGCTTTAATTTTATCAAAACGTGCTGTTGATGCAGATAAAGCATGGAACGATTTAGAAGAAAAATTAGAATCAAAAGAAGTGTTTGACGTTGAAGTAAAAGACATTGTCAAAGGTGGCCTTGTTGTTGATATCGGCGTGCGAGGCTTTATTCCAGCTTCTTTAGTAGAAACCTATTTTGTAGAAGACTTTGAAGATTATAAAGGAAAAACGATGAGCGTAAAAGTGATGGAGCTTGATCGCGAGAAAAACCGCGTTATTCTTTCACATCGTGCTGTTGCAGAAGAGCAGGAAGTAGCGAAAAAGCAAGAGCTTCTTCATTCTCTTGAAGAAGGGCAAGTTCTTGAGGGGACAGTACAACGCTTAACAGATTTTGGTGCGTTTGTAGATATCGGTGGCGTTGACGGCCTTGTACACATTTCACAGCTTTCACATACTCATGTTGAAAAACCATCTGATGTTGTTACAGAAGGTGATAAAGTAAACGTTAAAGTATTGTCTGTTGATAAAGAAAATTCTCGTATTTCACTTTCTATTAAGGATACGCTTGAAGGACCTTGGTCAAACATTAGTGACCGTATTAAACAAGGAGATGTCTTAGAAGGAAAAGTGAATCGCCTTGTTTCCTTTGGAGCATTTGTAGAAGTTGAGCCTGGTGTAGAAGGCCTTGTGCATATTTCTCATATTTCAAACCAGCATATCGGTACACCACATGAAGTTTTATCAGAAGGCGAAGCTGTTAAGGTGAAAGTTTTAGATGTGAACGAGAATGAAAGACGTTTGTCACTAAGTATCCGTGAACTTGAAGAAGGAAAAGGTGCACAAAAAGAAGACTATAGTCAGTATGAGAAAAAAGAAGAATCAACAGGTTTCCAACTTGGAGAAATGATTGGAGATCAGCTAAAAAAACTGAGATAA
- the fni gene encoding type 2 isopentenyl-diphosphate Delta-isomerase, which produces MSRAQRKIDHINHALSTGQERKHGFEDIRFVHNSLPNTSVDEIDISTKIGELFLSSPIFINAMTGGGGRETEQINGSLAKAAAETGVAMAVGSQMAAIKNSEEAATYEVVRRCNPDGIILANLGSEATVEQAKRAVEMIDADAFQIHLNVIQELVMPEGDRDFKQALERIERIVEEVGVPVVVKEVGFGMSHETVEKLSTVGVSIVDVSGYGGTNFSKIENERRDRHYEFFNSWGITTAASLIEVNNKHPYISTIGSGGIQSGVDAVKALSIGANAVGMAGTLLRVLSGKGMEGLLEELWTIQDEMKIIMAALGCRTVEDLKKVPLVISGDTHHWLSSRGIDLNKYGTRTKR; this is translated from the coding sequence GTGAGCAGAGCACAACGAAAGATTGATCATATTAACCATGCTCTTTCAACAGGGCAAGAACGAAAACATGGGTTTGAAGATATAAGATTTGTTCACAATAGTTTACCCAATACATCTGTTGATGAAATTGATATTTCTACAAAAATTGGCGAGCTTTTCTTAAGTTCGCCAATTTTTATCAATGCGATGACAGGTGGCGGCGGACGTGAAACAGAACAAATAAATGGAAGTTTAGCAAAAGCAGCTGCTGAAACGGGTGTTGCCATGGCTGTTGGTTCCCAAATGGCGGCAATTAAAAATAGCGAGGAAGCGGCAACATACGAAGTGGTAAGACGCTGTAATCCGGATGGTATTATTCTTGCGAACCTTGGAAGTGAAGCTACAGTAGAACAAGCAAAAAGAGCTGTTGAGATGATTGATGCCGATGCTTTTCAGATTCATCTTAACGTTATTCAAGAGCTTGTCATGCCAGAAGGCGATCGGGATTTTAAGCAAGCACTTGAACGAATCGAACGAATCGTGGAAGAAGTTGGCGTCCCCGTTGTCGTAAAAGAAGTAGGATTTGGAATGAGCCATGAAACAGTTGAAAAACTTTCAACTGTTGGTGTTTCCATTGTAGATGTAAGTGGATACGGGGGAACAAACTTCTCCAAAATTGAAAATGAGCGACGCGACCGTCACTATGAATTTTTTAATAGTTGGGGAATTACAACAGCAGCATCTTTAATAGAAGTAAACAATAAACATCCATACATATCCACAATTGGTTCAGGTGGAATTCAATCTGGTGTAGATGCCGTGAAAGCGCTAAGTATTGGTGCAAATGCGGTAGGAATGGCAGGGACGCTCCTTCGAGTTCTAAGCGGTAAAGGAATGGAAGGTCTTTTAGAAGAACTTTGGACAATTCAAGACGAAATGAAAATTATTATGGCGGCTCTTGGTTGCCGAACTGTGGAGGATTTAAAAAAGGTTCCGCTCGTTATTAGCGGTGATACACATCATTGGTTATCTTCACGTGGAATTGATTTGAACAAATACGGAACTCGCACGAAGAGGTAA
- a CDS encoding YpzI family protein produces MGKDRQEKKLRESKRVESDRDQGLHYKGATHMQSPEEARQINKR; encoded by the coding sequence GTGGGAAAAGACCGTCAAGAAAAAAAGCTACGAGAGTCTAAACGTGTGGAGTCTGACCGTGATCAGGGTCTTCATTACAAGGGAGCAACCCATATGCAAAGCCCTGAAGAAGCAAGACAAATTAATAAACGCTAA
- a CDS encoding YphA family membrane protein: MDVLYFYWFSWIWWVLLTFFMEKTRERTYLSALILLLLIFSTTFISFEIWKINVAYLVLFISSFIPYKKQTNYMISWIYTLIIALFYGGFYLFTLYDPVWIIGDYLWLLSACMFLITCVVVAPHRARQWHFINGACVGEALLSLVLGKIGIKPEVGDEAFLSLIAAVTLALFLWESMKKAFYYISFVRLKERPSSFFKKG; the protein is encoded by the coding sequence ATGGATGTCCTTTATTTTTATTGGTTCTCTTGGATATGGTGGGTTTTACTGACTTTTTTTATGGAAAAAACAAGAGAAAGAACATATTTAAGTGCTCTTATTTTACTGTTGCTTATTTTTTCTACAACGTTTATTTCTTTTGAGATTTGGAAGATTAATGTAGCGTATCTTGTTTTGTTCATCAGTTCTTTCATTCCTTACAAAAAGCAAACAAACTATATGATAAGCTGGATATACACACTCATAATTGCTCTATTTTATGGCGGCTTTTATTTGTTTACTCTTTATGACCCCGTTTGGATCATTGGAGATTACTTATGGCTTCTGAGCGCTTGTATGTTCCTCATTACATGCGTTGTCGTTGCCCCACATCGAGCGAGGCAGTGGCACTTTATTAATGGAGCTTGTGTAGGAGAAGCACTTCTCTCCCTTGTGTTAGGAAAAATAGGGATAAAGCCTGAAGTCGGGGATGAAGCGTTTTTAAGCTTAATAGCTGCTGTAACACTTGCCCTTTTTTTATGGGAGAGCATGAAAAAAGCATTTTATTATATTAGTTTTGTTCGTTTAAAGGAAAGACCATCTTCCTTTTTCAAAAAAGGGTAG
- the der gene encoding ribosome biogenesis GTPase Der, translating to MAKPVIAIVGRPNVGKSTIFNRIVGERVSIVEDVPGVTRDRIYSSAEWLNKDFNIIDTGGIELSDEPFMTQIRQQAELAMDEADVIIFLTNGREGITAADEEVAKILYRTKTPVVLGVNKIDNPQMKELIYDFYSLGFGEPFPISGSHGLGLGDLLDEAARHFPKDEDEEYGDEVIKFSLIGRPNVGKSSLVNAILGEERVIVSNIAGTTRDAIDSKLTKDDQEYVIIDTAGMRKKGKVYESTEKYSVLRALRAIERSDVVLVVLDGEEGIIEQDKRVAGYAHEAGKAIIIVVNKWDAVEKDEKTMKEFEEKVRDHFQFLSYAPIVFLSAKTKKRVHTLLPVVQTASENHAMRVQTNVLNDIIMDAVAMNPTPTHNGKRLKIFYATQVAVKPPSFVVFVNEPELMHFSYQRFLENKIREAFGFEGTPIRIFARQRN from the coding sequence ATGGCAAAACCAGTTATTGCAATTGTAGGTCGTCCAAACGTCGGAAAATCGACTATTTTTAATCGTATTGTCGGTGAGCGTGTGTCGATTGTAGAAGACGTTCCAGGAGTAACAAGAGACCGTATTTATAGTTCTGCTGAATGGCTGAACAAAGACTTTAATATTATTGATACAGGCGGAATTGAGCTTAGCGATGAGCCGTTTATGACGCAAATTCGTCAGCAAGCTGAACTTGCAATGGATGAAGCGGACGTTATTATTTTCCTAACAAACGGTCGTGAAGGCATTACAGCAGCTGATGAAGAAGTAGCTAAAATTTTATATCGTACGAAAACTCCAGTTGTACTTGGCGTTAACAAAATTGATAATCCACAAATGAAAGAGCTTATTTATGATTTTTATTCTCTTGGATTTGGAGAACCATTCCCAATTTCAGGTTCACATGGGTTAGGGCTTGGAGATTTGCTTGATGAGGCTGCTCGTCATTTTCCGAAAGATGAAGACGAAGAATACGGCGATGAAGTTATTAAGTTTTCATTAATTGGTCGTCCAAATGTAGGGAAATCTTCACTTGTGAATGCCATTTTAGGAGAAGAGCGTGTTATTGTAAGTAATATCGCAGGTACAACACGTGATGCAATTGACAGCAAACTTACAAAAGATGATCAAGAATACGTAATTATTGATACAGCTGGAATGCGAAAGAAAGGAAAAGTATATGAAAGTACCGAAAAATATAGTGTACTGCGTGCTTTAAGAGCAATTGAACGCTCTGACGTTGTTCTTGTTGTGTTAGACGGAGAAGAAGGCATTATTGAACAAGACAAACGTGTCGCAGGCTATGCACATGAAGCAGGTAAAGCTATTATTATTGTTGTGAACAAATGGGACGCAGTTGAGAAAGATGAGAAAACAATGAAGGAATTTGAAGAGAAAGTGCGTGATCACTTCCAATTCTTAAGCTATGCACCAATTGTATTCTTATCAGCGAAAACGAAAAAGCGCGTTCATACTCTTTTACCTGTTGTTCAAACAGCAAGTGAAAATCACGCAATGCGTGTTCAAACAAACGTATTGAACGACATTATTATGGATGCTGTGGCGATGAACCCAACGCCAACGCATAACGGAAAACGATTAAAGATTTTTTATGCAACACAAGTTGCGGTTAAGCCACCGTCATTTGTTGTATTTGTAAATGAACCAGAGCTGATGCATTTCTCATATCAGCGTTTCTTAGAAAATAAAATTCGCGAAGCATTTGGCTTTGAAGGAACGCCAATTCGTATTTTTGCACGACAACGAAACTAG
- a CDS encoding NAD(P)H-dependent glycerol-3-phosphate dehydrogenase, with translation MSNIAVLGAGSWGTALAIVLADNGHHVRLWGHREATVKEINECHTNEKYLPGVMLPENIYGEASLEKAIEGLDTIILAVPTKAIREVCQSIKLTNGMYTIVHVSKGIEPDTHMRISEMIEEEFGNHSVLKDVVVLSGPSHAEEVSQKQPTTVTVSSTNMEEAERIQDLFINDQYFRVYTNPDVVGVEIGGALKNIIALGAGISDGLGYGDNAKAALITRGLAEISRLGCAMGANPLTFSGLTGIGDLIVTCTSVHSRNWRAGNLLGKGQSLQSVLGNMGMVVEGVRTAKAAYQLSSKLGVQMPITEAIYNILFNDVDAKSAVDDLMGRTKTHEMEDLTNILDDRGI, from the coding sequence TTGTCAAATATTGCAGTTTTAGGAGCAGGAAGCTGGGGAACAGCTCTTGCTATCGTTTTAGCAGATAATGGACATCATGTTCGTTTATGGGGGCATCGTGAGGCAACAGTAAAGGAAATTAACGAATGTCATACAAACGAAAAGTATTTGCCTGGAGTTATGCTTCCTGAAAACATCTATGGAGAAGCTTCATTGGAGAAAGCTATTGAAGGGTTAGATACAATTATTTTAGCCGTTCCAACAAAAGCAATTCGAGAAGTATGTCAAAGCATTAAATTAACAAACGGTATGTATACGATTGTTCACGTCAGCAAAGGTATTGAACCTGACACACATATGCGTATTTCTGAAATGATTGAAGAAGAGTTTGGGAATCATTCGGTACTTAAAGATGTTGTTGTATTATCAGGTCCAAGTCATGCTGAAGAAGTGAGCCAGAAACAGCCAACAACTGTAACCGTTTCTTCTACCAATATGGAAGAAGCAGAAAGAATTCAAGATTTATTCATTAATGACCAATATTTTCGCGTTTACACAAATCCGGATGTTGTAGGAGTCGAAATTGGCGGAGCGCTGAAAAATATTATCGCTCTTGGCGCTGGAATTAGCGATGGCCTTGGCTATGGAGATAACGCAAAAGCTGCTCTTATTACAAGAGGACTAGCTGAAATCTCTCGTTTAGGTTGCGCGATGGGAGCTAATCCGCTGACGTTTTCTGGATTAACTGGAATCGGAGATTTAATTGTTACGTGTACAAGCGTACATTCTAGAAACTGGCGTGCTGGCAATTTGCTTGGAAAAGGGCAAAGCTTGCAATCTGTATTGGGTAATATGGGAATGGTTGTGGAAGGCGTACGTACTGCCAAAGCAGCTTACCAGCTCTCCTCAAAGCTTGGCGTACAAATGCCGATAACAGAGGCTATTTATAACATTTTGTTCAATGACGTTGATGCGAAGAGTGCTGTTGACGACCTTATGGGGAGAACAAAAACGCATGAAATGGAAGATTTAACAAATATTTTAGATGATAGAGGTATCTAA
- a CDS encoding DUF2768 domain-containing protein — MSEGLMKMWIAFGAIAFMFFSVFFIYVSRFKLKRRFLKGLTATFAYLFMVIAGLIIMLVVFSGPVQK, encoded by the coding sequence ATGTCAGAAGGATTGATGAAAATGTGGATTGCCTTTGGAGCAATTGCTTTTATGTTCTTTTCCGTATTCTTTATTTACGTGAGCAGATTTAAGCTTAAAAGAAGATTTCTAAAAGGGCTTACTGCTACTTTTGCATATCTTTTCATGGTTATAGCAGGTCTTATTATTATGCTTGTTGTATTCAGCGGACCTGTCCAAAAGTAA
- the spoIVA gene encoding stage IV sporulation protein A produces the protein MEKVDVFKDIAERTGGDIYLGVVGAVRTGKSTFIKKFMELVVLPNMADEGERARAQDELPQSAAGKTIMTTEPKFVPNQAVNVEVDEGLDVNIRLVDCVGYTVPGAKGYEDENGPRMINTPWYEEPIPFHEAAEIGTRKVIQEHSTIGVVIATDGTIGEIPRADYIEAEERVIAELKEVGKPFIMVINSVQPFHPDTEKLRQNLIEKYDIPVLAMSVESMRDQDVHNVLREALFEFPVLEVNVNLPSWVMVLKDEHWLRENYQEAVQETVKDIKRLRDVDRVVDLFSEYEFIDEARLAGIDMGQGIAEIDLFAPDDLYDQILKEVVGVEIRGRDHLLELMQEFAHAKVEYDQVSDALRMVKQTGYGIAAPSLADMSLDEPEITRHGSRFGVRLKAVAPSIHMIKVDVESEFSPIIGTEKQSEELVRYLMQDFEDDPLSIWNSDIFGRSLSSIVREGIQAKLSLMPENARYKLKETLERIINEGSGGLIAIIL, from the coding sequence TTGGAAAAGGTTGATGTTTTCAAAGATATCGCGGAACGTACAGGTGGAGATATTTATCTCGGAGTCGTTGGGGCTGTAAGAACAGGGAAATCAACATTTATTAAAAAATTTATGGAACTTGTTGTACTTCCAAACATGGCGGATGAAGGTGAGAGAGCTCGTGCGCAAGATGAACTGCCGCAAAGTGCAGCAGGGAAGACAATCATGACAACTGAGCCCAAATTTGTTCCAAATCAAGCTGTAAATGTGGAAGTTGACGAAGGGCTGGATGTAAATATTCGCCTTGTTGACTGTGTAGGATATACAGTCCCAGGAGCAAAGGGATATGAAGATGAAAATGGGCCGAGAATGATTAATACACCATGGTATGAAGAACCAATTCCATTTCATGAAGCTGCGGAAATTGGAACGAGAAAAGTCATTCAAGAACACTCTACAATCGGCGTTGTTATTGCAACAGATGGAACGATTGGGGAGATACCTCGAGCTGACTATATTGAAGCAGAAGAGCGCGTTATTGCGGAGCTGAAAGAAGTAGGGAAACCATTTATTATGGTCATTAACTCTGTGCAGCCATTTCATCCTGATACAGAGAAGCTTCGTCAAAATCTAATTGAGAAATACGATATTCCAGTGCTTGCTATGAGTGTTGAAAGCATGAGAGATCAAGACGTCCACAATGTGCTACGTGAAGCACTTTTCGAATTCCCAGTGCTAGAAGTAAACGTGAATCTACCAAGCTGGGTTATGGTATTAAAAGATGAACATTGGCTCCGTGAAAACTATCAAGAAGCTGTTCAAGAAACGGTCAAAGATATTAAGAGACTTCGGGATGTTGACCGAGTTGTTGACTTATTTTCAGAGTATGAGTTCATTGATGAAGCAAGATTAGCAGGGATTGATATGGGGCAAGGGATTGCTGAAATTGACCTCTTTGCGCCAGATGACTTGTATGACCAAATTTTAAAAGAAGTTGTTGGCGTAGAAATCAGAGGGCGTGATCATCTTCTTGAACTTATGCAGGAATTTGCTCATGCTAAAGTCGAGTACGACCAAGTTTCAGATGCCCTTCGAATGGTGAAGCAAACAGGCTACGGAATTGCGGCGCCATCACTTGCGGATATGAGTCTTGATGAACCTGAAATTACAAGACACGGCTCTCGCTTTGGTGTACGTTTGAAAGCAGTAGCTCCATCTATTCATATGATTAAAGTAGATGTAGAGTCTGAATTTTCTCCTATTATTGGAACTGAAAAGCAAAGTGAAGAGCTTGTTCGCTACCTTATGCAAGACTTTGAGGATGATCCGCTCTCAATTTGGAACTCAGACATTTTCGGCCGCTCTTTAAGCTCTATTGTGAGAGAGGGAATTCAAGCAAAGCTTTCTCTAATGCCTGAAAATGCGCGTTACAAGCTTAAGGAGACGCTTGAACGGATTATTAACGAAGGTTCTGGTGGATTGATTGCGATTATTTTATAA
- a CDS encoding HU family DNA-binding protein produces MNKTDLINAVAEASELSKKDATKAVDAVFDTILDALKEGDKVQLIGFGNFEVRERAARKGRNPQTGDEIEIPASKVPAFKPGKALKDAVK; encoded by the coding sequence GTGAATAAGACAGATTTAATCAATGCAGTTGCAGAAGCTAGCGAGCTTTCAAAGAAGGATGCTACAAAAGCAGTTGATGCTGTTTTTGATACAATTCTAGATGCGTTAAAAGAAGGTGACAAAGTTCAACTTATTGGCTTTGGTAACTTTGAAGTACGTGAGCGCGCTGCTCGTAAAGGTCGTAATCCACAAACTGGGGATGAGATTGAAATTCCAGCGAGCAAAGTACCAGCGTTCAAACCAGGTAAAGCTCTTAAAGATGCTGTTAAATAA
- the folE gene encoding GTP cyclohydrolase I FolE, whose amino-acid sequence MSEQNVNKEQIEHAVRLILEAIGEDPNREGLLDTPKRVAKMYEEVFSGLKEDPKEHFKTIFGEDHEELVLVKDIPFYSMCEHHLVPFYGKAHIAYIPRGGRVTGLSKLARAVEAVAKRPQLQERITSTIANSIVESLDPHGVMVVVEAEHMCMTMRGVKKPGSKTVTSAVRGILESDAAARAEVLSLIKS is encoded by the coding sequence ATGTCAGAACAGAATGTTAACAAAGAACAAATTGAGCATGCGGTTCGGCTCATTTTAGAAGCAATTGGAGAAGATCCAAACAGAGAAGGACTACTTGATACACCAAAGCGCGTTGCGAAAATGTATGAAGAAGTTTTTTCTGGTCTAAAAGAAGATCCAAAAGAACATTTCAAAACAATTTTTGGTGAAGATCACGAAGAGCTTGTACTCGTCAAAGATATTCCGTTTTACTCTATGTGTGAACATCACCTTGTTCCTTTCTATGGAAAAGCCCATATCGCTTATATCCCGCGTGGGGGAAGAGTGACAGGTCTTAGCAAGCTTGCTCGCGCTGTTGAAGCGGTTGCGAAACGTCCTCAGCTTCAAGAACGTATCACATCAACAATTGCAAACTCAATTGTTGAATCATTAGATCCACACGGTGTTATGGTCGTTGTCGAAGCAGAACATATGTGCATGACGATGCGCGGTGTGAAGAAGCCAGGCTCAAAAACGGTTACTTCAGCTGTAAGAGGTATACTTGAATCAGATGCAGCTGCTCGTGCTGAAGTGCTATCATTAATTAAATCGTAA
- the mtrB gene encoding trp RNA-binding attenuation protein MtrB — MSKPTEYIVIKAEEDGVNVIGLTRGSDTRFHHSEKLDKGEVMIAQFTEHTSAIKVRGKAIIQSQHGEVESETKK, encoded by the coding sequence ATGTCAAAACCAACGGAATATATTGTTATTAAAGCAGAGGAAGATGGAGTAAACGTAATTGGATTAACAAGAGGATCTGATACGAGGTTTCATCATTCAGAAAAACTGGATAAAGGTGAAGTTATGATTGCTCAGTTTACAGAGCATACGTCAGCTATTAAAGTTCGCGGAAAAGCGATTATCCAGTCTCAACATGGAGAAGTGGAATCAGAGACGAAAAAGTAA
- a CDS encoding heptaprenyl diphosphate synthase component 1, with protein MIDVSNILEFIEDVKEQLTNKLQHKYMKNIISTPSIDEDKLLLLCSFLEPFSTAEKPLHAHAVSVMLVQIALDTHDLVSTQKIPSETAPEKERQLTVIAGDYYSGLYYFLLSQAGDIMFIQRLATAIKKTNISKMFLYRNEVKTLEEMIDHFTLIETAVFTALTEYFEQPKWTKLFLNVLLTKRFSYEKQCLLNDEKTLFTETFKKYMKRNSINKREGIAMLDSYIETNRNALIDGDELTKSEEMKKYIKSLLIHETSMGRRVNDARI; from the coding sequence GTGATTGATGTGTCCAACATCTTGGAATTTATAGAGGACGTAAAAGAGCAGCTTACAAATAAATTACAACATAAATACATGAAGAACATAATTTCAACTCCGAGCATTGATGAAGATAAGCTGTTGCTTTTATGTTCTTTTCTAGAGCCGTTTTCAACAGCGGAAAAGCCGTTGCATGCACATGCTGTGTCCGTTATGCTTGTGCAAATTGCATTGGACACCCATGACTTAGTCTCCACTCAAAAAATCCCTAGCGAAACTGCGCCTGAAAAAGAACGACAGCTAACAGTAATCGCTGGAGATTATTATAGCGGTTTGTACTATTTTCTGCTTTCTCAAGCAGGTGACATTATGTTTATTCAGCGTCTTGCTACAGCAATTAAAAAAACCAATATATCAAAGATGTTTTTATATAGAAATGAAGTCAAAACGCTAGAAGAGATGATTGATCACTTCACATTAATTGAAACTGCTGTGTTTACAGCTCTAACGGAATACTTTGAGCAGCCGAAATGGACAAAGCTCTTTTTAAATGTCTTATTAACAAAGCGCTTTTCATATGAGAAGCAATGCTTACTGAATGATGAAAAAACGCTTTTTACAGAAACGTTTAAAAAATATATGAAAAGAAATTCGATTAATAAGCGTGAAGGAATAGCAATGCTCGATTCCTATATAGAAACGAATCGAAACGCTCTTATTGATGGAGACGAGCTTACAAAAAGTGAGGAAATGAAAAAATATATAAAATCACTTTTAATTCATGAAACGAGTATGGGAAGAAGGGTAAACGATGCGAGAATCTAA